The genome window ACGAATGGTTTGAAAACAGATACCTCTATGATCTTTGGCTTGCTGGCCAGTGATCCCAAGGTTCAAGGAACACTCTACACCCTCAGCGTCCTGTTCTTAGCAGCGGGCTATGCCCTCTGTCGATGGCTGACCAGTGGTCGTATGGGGCGACTGCTAGTTGCCATTCGAGACGATGAACCTCGTGTGCGCTTTTCTGGCTATGATCCCACTTGGTTTAAAGTCTTTGTGTTTGCAGTTTCCGCTGCCTTGGCAGGCATTGCTGGTTCACTGTACACCGTGCAGTCTGGAATCATCACCCCCAAAGCTATGGATGTTGCCTTTTCCATTGAAATGGTGATTTGGGTAGCTGTTGGTGGGCGTGCCACGCTGGTAGGTGCCATTCTGGGAGCATTAATTGTCAACTTTGCCAAAACCTTGCTGAGTGAACAGTTTCCGGCCTTTTGGCTGTTTTTCCAGGGGGCGCTGTTCCTGTTGGTGGTAACTGTATTGCCCACTGGTATTTTGGGTTGGTTGCGTACTGACGGCTGGAACTGGGCACGATCGCTGATGGGTCGATCATCAAAAGTCAGCACCTATCCAAGCTTAGAACAGGATCCAGAGATAGAGTATGAGCGGAAAAATCTTGGAGATTGAAAACCTGACCGTTAGTTTTGATGGCTTCAAGGCGGTCAACAACCTCAACTTCAGCATGGATGAGGGTGAGTTGCGGGTAGTCATTGGCCCAAATGGTGCAGGGAAAACCACATTTATGGATGTAATTACAGGCAAAACCAAGCCCACGGAGGGCAAAGTCTTTTTCAAGGGCAAAAATCTGCGTCCCTACTCTGA of Cyanobacteriota bacterium contains these proteins:
- the urtC gene encoding urea ABC transporter permease subunit UrtC, with the protein product MAQLQTSVIGQSQANRQARRRLVTEVTIVAGVALLLLLVIPPLLTAAGQGVRVNQLGRFLSLAIAALGIDLIWGFTGLLSLGHGIFFALGGYAFAMYLQLQIPAGQIPEFFTLYGVTELPFFWKPFYSFPFTLAAIVLVPTVVATAIGYLVFRNRIRGVYFSILTQAALIVFFNFFNGQQKLINGTNGLKTDTSMIFGLLASDPKVQGTLYTLSVLFLAAGYALCRWLTSGRMGRLLVAIRDDEPRVRFSGYDPTWFKVFVFAVSAALAGIAGSLYTVQSGIITPKAMDVAFSIEMVIWVAVGGRATLVGAILGALIVNFAKTLLSEQFPAFWLFFQGALFLLVVTVLPTGILGWLRTDGWNWARSLMGRSSKVSTYPSLEQDPEIEYERKNLGD